The Lentisphaerota bacterium genome segment GAGTGAGTGTGCAAGCCACTGGACTATCGAAATCGCCGAACTAAAGGAGAACAAAATGAAACTCACACGACTTCTTCTCGCCGCATCGGTCTTTATGACCATCACTCATCGGGCTTGGGGATCCGATCCCCAGTCCAATGCAACACTGACGGTCGTTCTGGAGCTTGCGGATGGCTCCCGCGTCATCGGCGCACCCGGCATCGAAATGGTGCCCGTGCAAACGTCGTACGCCAAGATGAACGTCCCGTTGAAGCAGATTCGGACCATCACGATGGGCGATGACCACGAAACTGCCGCCTTTGCCTTTCAGAATGGCGACGCGCTGAAGGGCGTGATCGGTCTCGGGCCGATGCAGCTCGATACCGTGTTTGGCCGGGTGTCGGTCGGCATCGAGCATGTCCGGAAGCTTCACATCCTGTCCACTGGTGGTGTGCTGCCGGCGGGTGAAGGCCCATTGGCTTTCGGTGGTGTCAATTGGATGCCGTGGCGAACCCTGTTCGAGGTGCAGGGCGACAGACTCGTCTCGCTGCCCAAGGTTCGACCGGGGTTCAGCTATGGGCACGGCAGCAACGGACGTGGTCCCGGATTCATGACTAACATCGGCACTGCGGACTGGAAAGATTACAGCGTGGAATTTGACTTCTGCATGCGGGGTGTCGATCCCGCGCTGAATCCCCACGGGTTGCCGCTGGACTACCGTGGTGGCAGCATCGCGTTCCACGTTGCCGACGCGAAGGAAAGCTGGAACGAATGCGGCTGGAGCGGGTACAGCCTTGGCTTCGCCAGCGACGGCACCTGGAGTCTCGAATGCTCCTACAATCAGTATTGCCGCGTGCCCAACGGCTATGGGAATCTGCAAAATGACGGGCAGCGCAAACTGGCAGAAGGGCGGGGCCTGGCGCTGGACCCGCAAAACGGCAACAGGATTCGGATCGAGGTGTCCGGAACGCGCATCCAGATTTGGGTTGACAGCAACATGATCGTGGACGTGCGGGACGAGAAGATGCGCGACAGCATCGGCGGGAAGACGCTGGACCATGGCGGCGTTGGAATGAGCGGAGGACACGATTGTATGATCTGGATCCGCAACTTCTCCGCAAAAAGCCTGTGACGGCTGAGGACGGTTGCGAGGATGTGCCTGAGCGCGGGTTGACATTCACAACGTCCCCGCTAAAATAGCGCCCCATTCGTAGAGGCTGTCAGAGTCTGGTTGAGGCCTTCTACCCAACGCTTCGTGATTGGAAAGATACCGAGTCTTTTGCCTATGATCTCCAACATCCGAATCGTGCTGATCGGCACGCTCTATAGCGGCAACATTGGCTCGGTCTGCCGCGCCATGGCTAACTTTGGTCTCACGGACCTGGTGCTGGTCAGCCCGGTTTGCGCCGACGGTTGGGCCGAGGCGTCCAAGTTCGCCGTCCACGGGGCCTCGGTCCTGGAGGGGCGCCGCACCGTGGCGACCTTTGACGAGTCGGTCGCCGATTGCGCGGCCGTGGTTGGCACCACCGCCCGGCTCGGCCTGTACCGCCAGCATGTCCGCACCCCGCGCGAGGCCGCGCCGGGACTGCTCGCGCTGGCCGGCGGCGGTCCGGTCGCGCTGGTCTTCGGACGGGAAGACAAGGGGCTGCTCAACGACGAGATTGCGCGCTGCACCCATCTGCTCCGCATCCCGACGGGAACGGACTACACCTCGATCAACCTCGGGCAGGCAGCCCTCCTCTGCGCTTACGAGCTGTTTCTCGCCAGCGGCTCATACGAGCCGCCGTGCGAAAAGGCGCCGCCCGCCCCGGCCGCACACCGGCTGAGGCTCCTCGAACTCTGGCGCGAGATGCTGCTGCTGATCGGCTTCATGACCCCGGAGAAGGCCGACCACATGATGCAGGGCGTTCAACGCATCTTCTCCCGCGGCGCCCTCACCACCGACGACGTGAACATTCTCATGGGCGTCGCCCGGCAGGCCGGCTGGGCCGCCCGCGCAAACAGCAAACCGAAACCGGAGCCGTAGCCGGGCGCATCCCCGTTTCGGTGCTTTCATGGGAGCGCGGGCGTCTCGCCCGCACCGTTGGCCGTTACGCGTGCTTCCCCAAGCGGGCGGGACGCCCGCGCTCCCATCAAGAACGCGTAAAGTCAACGAAACGGGGATGCGCCCGCCGTAGCCGCATCCGCCGTTTCCACGCTTGCATGTCGGCACCGCCTCAGTTAATATTGCCAACGTGTTTTGTATCTTTCTTGCGCCTGAGCGTGTCCCAATCCCGAGGAGTGCACCATGAATTGCTGCTGTTCCTGCCGCCCTGACTTTGAAAAGCTGGCGTCCGAGCCCCGGACGTTTGAGGATGCCGGCTGCGCGCTGATCGGCCCGGTTCCGACGATCGCCCTGACGCCCGTCGCCGACGGCCGCATGGGCGCGTACGAAGATAATCAAGCGCGCACCTGGAAGCTGACCGAGAAGCTCTACGACCTGATCACCCGCAACGTGAAACTGCCCGACGGCACGCCGGTCCGGGTCGTCGTGGCGCCCGAGATCGTCTACGGCCCGCGCTCCGGCGCCCGCGCCCAGGCCTATTACACCGCGCAGGGCGTTAGCGCCAACATCTGGGTCTCCCGCTCCTGGGCGTATTCCGACGAACTGATGTCGGCCTGCCAGGGGATCGGTTCATCGGAGTGGCAGCAGGCCGCCTACGGGCTCAACCAGACGGACCGCCCCGGCGCCGTGTGGCTCAAGGCCTTCACGGCGGCGATGGATGAAAAGAAGCGCCCGATCTTCGCCATCTACTCCCCCGATCTCGAGGACGAGACCCAGCCCTGCAGCGCCTACGTCAGCGAGCGCATCCTCCGCTTCGCCCGCTGCGCCGCGGCCGCCGCCATGATCCGCGGCAAGAACTACCTCAACATCGGCTCGGTCTCGATGGGCATCATCGGCTCCGACTCCCGCCGCAACACCATGCTCGACTACCTCGGCATGGGCACCTGCAATTTCGACATGGCCGGCATCCGCGGCCGTCTCGCGCTGGGGTTCTACGACCACGAGGAGGCCGCGCAGGCCTTCGCCTTCTTCAAGAAATCCTTTGCCTTCGATTTCGGTTCCGGGAAGCGCCCCCTGCCGCCCGACGAGTTGCTCATGGAGAATGTCAGGATCGCCCTGATCGTGCGCGACCTGATGATCGGCAATCCCCGCCTCGCCGATCCCGCGGTCGGCCGCAAGCAGGGATTCACGGCCAACGTCGAGTACGCGCAGGGCTACAACGCCATCGCCTCGGGCACGCAGGGCCAGCGGCAGTGGACCGACTTCTACCCGAACTTCGACCTGACCGAGTCGATCCTGAACTCGTCGTTTGACTGGAACGGCTTCCGCGCGCCTCTGATCGTCGCAACCGAGAACGACTCCAAGAACGGCATCGGGATGCTCATCGGCAACCTCCTCTCGGGCGGCGCCGCGCAGCTCTTCGCCGACATCCGCACCAACTGGACACCCGCCTCGATCAAACAGGCGACCGGCGTGGACGTGAAGCAGATCTGCCCGAACGGCATCATCGACAAGCGCAACTCCGGCGCGGGCGCGCTGGACTACGCGCTCGACATCTTCACGCTGGTCAAGGGCGGCTCGAAGCTGACGGTGCAGCAGGTGCTGGACGCCATCCGCAACGACCCGCAGGCGCAGAAGAAGCTGATCGCCGCAGCCATCAAGGGGACGCGCTACATGGGCGCCAGCCTCACCTACTTCCCCGGCGACGGCCTTTCCTCGCACTATCGCTCGCCCGGCGGCATCCCGCTCACCGCCTACCGCTACAACGTCGTGGGCGACCGGCTCACCTGCTCGGTTATCGAGGGAGACACGGTCGAACTGCCCCGGAAGGCCGCCGATCACATCTCCCGGGTCACCGACGCCACCTGGCCCGAGACTTACTGGACGCCGCGCGGCATGACCTCGTTCGAGTACATGACCCGCATCGGCCCCAACCACGACGCCAACTCCTTCGGCCTGATCGGCGCCGACTTCCTCACCTTCAACGCGATGCTCCGCATTCCGGTCGATATGCACAACGTCGGGCCAGCCGATGTGTTCCGCCCGACCCTGTGGGATCGTTTCGGCGGTGACGACTTCCGCGCCTGCCAGTTCCTCGGCCCGGTCTACGGCTGATCTGAGGCACGTGCGTTTTCCCGGGTCGCGGGGAAACGCACGGTCGTGGTGGCGTGGCTCGCGCTCGTAGGCCTGTTTGTGCAAGTCCCTGTTTATGGGGGCATGGGCCCGCGTGCAAGGGTTCTCCCTGCAAAACAGGTTATCCAGAGACAGCCGACTTCAGGGCCTGCCGTCCGGGCTGAACAAACCGATGCGGACCGCCTCCTGGAGCAGGCTACGGGCCACCGGCAGCGCCGTTTCGGCGCCAAAACCGCCCCGCTCGATGATCACCGTCACCACCAGCCTAGCCTGGGCCTGGGGCGCGAAGCAGGTGAACCACGCATGGTCGCCGCCGCCGGTCGCCTCGGCAGTTCCCGTCTTGCCGCATACCGCCAAACCCGGAATGTCGGCGTCGCGACCGGTGCCCGACACCACTGACTCGCGCATCAACGCCGCCACCGTCGCCGCAGCCGCCGGCGTGGTGATGCGATTCATCCGCCGCGGCACTTCCAGGGCGTCCAACCGGGGCTGCCACAACACACCGTCCGCCGCAATCGCGCTGGTGAACATCGCCACGTGCAGCGGCGTCACGAGCAGCGGTCCCTGGCCGATCGCCAGTTGAGCCACCGCTGCCCGGTCCTGCTGCGACACGGGCGGCAGATGTCCCTCGAATGACCGGAGGCCGCCATCCGCTCCCGCAAACACCGTCACCCGTTCGTTGATGTGCGCCGCCTCGGCGACGGTGTTAAACCGCTCGGCGCCACACGCCAGGCCAAGTTGGGCGAAATAGACGTTGGACGAGCGGACGAACCCGTCGCGCAGGCCAATCCGGCCATATCCCGGCCAGACCCTCCCCTGCCGTTCATACGCCCAATAGGAGCTGTCGCGAATCGGCTGGACGCGCGGCGAGGCCGCGAAGCCGGTGCCCGGGCAGTTGAACACCGGCGCCATTTTCTGCGCCGCCGCCATCGCCGCAACCAGCACCTTGAAGGTCGATCCGGGCGGGTAGCGTCCGTGCAACGCCCGGTTGAGCATCGGCGCCGCCTCGGCATCCCGCGCCACCGGGACTGGATTCCGGGGATCGAATGCGGGCGAACTGACCAGCGCCAAAAGCGCGCCATCATACGGCCGCAAGATCACCACCGCGCCGCGCCGCCCCGCCAATAGATCAAACGCCTTTTGCTGCAGCCGTGCGTCGAGGGTCAGCGCCAGATAAACCCCAGCGGCCTGCTGGCGGTCGAGCAGGTTGCGGCCGAATCGTTCGCGCTCGCGACGGGTTGCGATCCCGTAACCCGCGAGCTGTGGATCAGCCGCACGCTCGAGACCGGCGATGCCGTAACGCGGATGGTAGTAGCCGACCACGTGCGCGGCTGCGGCTCCCAGTGGATAGCGCCTCCCCCACGCATCGCCTACGCCCGACTCGGCCAGCTTGACGCCGGTGCAGTCGTAGATCGTCCCCCGCTTCACCTGCCTGCCTGCTGCATCGGGACGCTGATTGTAGCGCCGCATGAATAAGACGAACTCGGGTTTGCGGAACCCCGCGATCTGCCAGCCCGCTTGATACCCCAGCACCCCCAACAGCGCTGTCACGATCATCATATTGAGCACGAAGAAGGCTCGCCAACTGCGGGCCGCCGGCTGCGATCCCAACATGAAAGCCGCGCAACACAACGCGAGCAGCACAAAAAACGCCACGCGCGAAACGCGGACCATCGACGCGCCAGACTCGCCATTCAGCAGCTTTATGACCGTGTCGAGCATGTCATGTCTGGCGCCGGAACACAATGGGGTCGATGACGAACCGCAGTGGCTCGCCCGCCACATAACGGCGCAGATTATCGAGGCAGACGCGGTGCATGGCGTCCAGCCGCGTCGGCGGTTTGCCGTCCGTCGGCCAATTCCGGTTGACGTGATGGGCCGTCAGAATGCAGTTCTGCCAGCTCCGGGCCGGATGTCCCGCCGGCAGCGAGTCGGGCTCGAGCACGTCCAGCCCGGCTCGGAGACGGCCGCTGGCCAGTTCCGCAAAGAGTGCCTCCTGATCAATGATCGCGCCGCGGGCCGTGTTGATCACCACGCCGTGGACCGGCAACCGGCTCAATAGCTCCGCTGTAACGCTATGTCGCGTCTCGGGGTTCAAGCCCGCATGAATCACAATCGCCTCTGATGCGCTGAATAGCGCCTCCAGGCTCGCCACACGTTCACACCCGGCCGGGATCTCCGTCGCATAAGGATCGAAGACGCGCAACACCGGGCGGAAGGGGCGGATAAGCTCGATGAAAAACCGTCCGATGGCCCCGCACCCATAGACCCCCACATTCAGTCCCTCCAGCGATCCGCCCGTGCAGGTTGTGTTGAGGTACCATCCGTCGTTGCGAATCAACTGGACCTGCTGGTGCAGATCCTTGAGCACCGCCAGCAGCAGCGCCATGGCGCCCTCGGCCACGGCCGGCGCGAGTGCGTCTCCCCAGTTGGTCACGGGTACTCCCGAGTCCACGATTTCGGGTGTCACCCATTGCTTCATCTCGCCCGTGATGTTGCAGATGTAACGCAACGCGCCGGGCTCATGGACAATGGCTGCCGGAACCGGCGCCGATCCCCAGCCCAGCAGAAGGACCTCCGCGCCCTGAATCAGGGCCAGCCGCTTCGCCTCTTCCAGCGTGGCGCCGTTCTCAATAATCGTCAGATCGCCGACGTTCGCCAGAGCGTCCCGGAACACGCCGGTCCATATTTCGCCATGCGGCGCGCCAGCGGCGATGTGCAAGAGTTTGAGCACGATGGTGTTCCTTTCTGCCTGCCATCAGGCAAATGCCCGCAGCAATGAATAAAGCCACAACAAGAAACTGGGAATGGCTATGATGATAGCAAATACGTTGCGGTCGCGTCGCGCTCAATTTATTTTCATCTTTCATTTTTCAGTCACCCTTTTTACGACGCCTGTGCTAAGATCCGTCCGTGGTGGGTCGCTTGCGTCCGTCCGGTTCACGGTGGCGGGCGCACGTGCCGGGAAACGGAGACACGCATGTTGGAGATCAAGACATTGGGCTACGCGGATATTCCCGCGGCGCTGCATCTGTGCGAACAGGTCAATTGGAATCATCTGGCTTCGGATTGGGCGCGCACGCTGACGCTCAATCCGGATGCCTGTCTGGGCGGCTTTGAAGACGGCACCGTGAAGGCAACCTGCACACTCACGCGGTTCGGATCGATCGGATGGGTTGGCACGTTTCTCGTGGATCAGTCCCTGCGCGGCAAGGGCTATGGCAAGCGGATGTTCGAGGCGATGCTGGCAACCGCCCAAAGACAGGGGGTCACCTGTCTCGGTCTCGATTCATCGGACGCCGGCCGGCCGATTTATCTCCAGTACGGATTTCAGATGACCGGACAGGGCATCGAACTCTGGACCGGTCCGACAGACCGCGTCGCAGACCCGCATGAGGCCGCCCGACCCCTGCAGGAGATCGATTGGGCAAGCCTGCTGGCCTTGGATGAAGCGTGCGTTTTGGTGCCGCGCGAGCGACAACTCCGGGCGCTTGCCAGCGAACCGGACGCCTCGGCGCGAGTGATTGTGGAGGCGGGGAGAACCTGTGCGTTCGGGTTTTCCCGTCCCGGACGGCTGACGGGCACCATCGGCCCAGTCGTGGCTCGCGATGCCCGGCACGCGGGCTTG includes the following:
- a CDS encoding RNA methyltransferase, with protein sequence MRPSTQRFVIGKIPSLLPMISNIRIVLIGTLYSGNIGSVCRAMANFGLTDLVLVSPVCADGWAEASKFAVHGASVLEGRRTVATFDESVADCAAVVGTTARLGLYRQHVRTPREAAPGLLALAGGGPVALVFGREDKGLLNDEIARCTHLLRIPTGTDYTSINLGQAALLCAYELFLASGSYEPPCEKAPPAPAAHRLRLLELWREMLLLIGFMTPEKADHMMQGVQRIFSRGALTTDDVNILMGVARQAGWAARANSKPKPEP
- the fucI gene encoding L-fucose isomerase (catalyzes the conversion of the aldose L-fucose into the corresponding ketose L-fuculose), translating into MNCCCSCRPDFEKLASEPRTFEDAGCALIGPVPTIALTPVADGRMGAYEDNQARTWKLTEKLYDLITRNVKLPDGTPVRVVVAPEIVYGPRSGARAQAYYTAQGVSANIWVSRSWAYSDELMSACQGIGSSEWQQAAYGLNQTDRPGAVWLKAFTAAMDEKKRPIFAIYSPDLEDETQPCSAYVSERILRFARCAAAAAMIRGKNYLNIGSVSMGIIGSDSRRNTMLDYLGMGTCNFDMAGIRGRLALGFYDHEEAAQAFAFFKKSFAFDFGSGKRPLPPDELLMENVRIALIVRDLMIGNPRLADPAVGRKQGFTANVEYAQGYNAIASGTQGQRQWTDFYPNFDLTESILNSSFDWNGFRAPLIVATENDSKNGIGMLIGNLLSGGAAQLFADIRTNWTPASIKQATGVDVKQICPNGIIDKRNSGAGALDYALDIFTLVKGGSKLTVQQVLDAIRNDPQAQKKLIAAAIKGTRYMGASLTYFPGDGLSSHYRSPGGIPLTAYRYNVVGDRLTCSVIEGDTVELPRKAADHISRVTDATWPETYWTPRGMTSFEYMTRIGPNHDANSFGLIGADFLTFNAMLRIPVDMHNVGPADVFRPTLWDRFGGDDFRACQFLGPVYG
- a CDS encoding penicillin-binding protein 2, translated to MWRASHCGSSSTPLCSGARHDMLDTVIKLLNGESGASMVRVSRVAFFVLLALCCAAFMLGSQPAARSWRAFFVLNMMIVTALLGVLGYQAGWQIAGFRKPEFVLFMRRYNQRPDAAGRQVKRGTIYDCTGVKLAESGVGDAWGRRYPLGAAAAHVVGYYHPRYGIAGLERAADPQLAGYGIATRRERERFGRNLLDRQQAAGVYLALTLDARLQQKAFDLLAGRRGAVVILRPYDGALLALVSSPAFDPRNPVPVARDAEAAPMLNRALHGRYPPGSTFKVLVAAMAAAQKMAPVFNCPGTGFAASPRVQPIRDSSYWAYERQGRVWPGYGRIGLRDGFVRSSNVYFAQLGLACGAERFNTVAEAAHINERVTVFAGADGGLRSFEGHLPPVSQQDRAAVAQLAIGQGPLLVTPLHVAMFTSAIAADGVLWQPRLDALEVPRRMNRITTPAAAATVAALMRESVVSGTGRDADIPGLAVCGKTGTAEATGGGDHAWFTCFAPQAQARLVVTVIIERGGFGAETALPVARSLLQEAVRIGLFSPDGRP
- a CDS encoding GNAT family N-acetyltransferase, translating into MLEIKTLGYADIPAALHLCEQVNWNHLASDWARTLTLNPDACLGGFEDGTVKATCTLTRFGSIGWVGTFLVDQSLRGKGYGKRMFEAMLATAQRQGVTCLGLDSSDAGRPIYLQYGFQMTGQGIELWTGPTDRVADPHEAARPLQEIDWASLLALDEACVLVPRERQLRALASEPDASARVIVEAGRTCAFGFSRPGRLTGTIGPVVARDARHAGLIVSALAADRARLDGAKAVGLAIPDHAPFSAWLAERGFLMRRRNIRMFRPEPRAMLAGPSVFAATGLGMG